The sequence CAGTGGTTTCCTAAGGGGTGAGAATAAAGCATCGCCTCAATCCCCTCATCGCTTGCCTTTTTCATTACCCGCTGAAACACTTCGTTTCCTGTTCTACCCACTCTCATTTCTTCTGATACAATATCCTCAAACCTTAAGGCTGACTGTAACGCTGATTGAATTCCTTCAGGAGCGTCTTCTTCGCCTGGATAGAGAACGTAAGCAAGCTGCTGAGTGTCTGTCGCTAAACCAAGATAACGAATACCAAAATCCAAATGGACAATGTCTCCACATCGTATGATTTCCCCCTCTAATCGATCCATATCAGCACCTTTTCTTTGTAAATCGACCGTAGGGTAAAATGACGTTTCCATTCCTAAATCCAAGACGCGTTGCCTTATCCAATCGACTACATCTTCAGTCGTTGTGATACCTGGATGAATCACCGCTCCCGATAAAGCTTCTGCTGCTATTTGCCGCGCCAGCTCCGCTATTGAAGGATAGGCGATGAGTTCTTTCGATGTCCTCATTGATAGCCAATCAACTATGATGTGTTGGGCAGATACAAATTTATGAGTGTACTCATCTAGTAACATCCCCAAATGTTGGTAAAACGAATGACTTAAACCATCCCCTGCGGCAAAGGTAGTGGAATAGTTTAACGCAATTGTATCAGGGTCATGATCTTCTACTAGTCGTTTGAGGCACTCCCATTGATCACAATCTTCGGGATTCCATACCCGTTCATAAAACGGCTCAAAGTTCGGATTGGGGTGCAGTACCCATCTTTTTACCTGTTGATTTCCGTCGAGGAAGAACACCAGGATCGTCAATCTTCTTGAACTGTCTATTGATGATGGATAAAGCGTCTTCAGGACAGGATCTTCATTATACTCCCTGCCCGCAATAATCCACATATCTAGATTATGTTTTTTCATTAACGAAGGTAAAAGGGTATTAAGTCGGTGAAATAGCCAACGATTCTGTGTTTCTTCTCTTTTCTTCAACGGGAGAATTCCCGGTAAATGCTTCATGTCACTATTCCTCATGGGTATCACTCCCTTATTCCAATGTTTTCATTACACTCTTTCGACAAAAAATGATTTATCCCTTCTGAAAAATAAAAATGACCGTTAGAGGAAATAGCCTAACGGTCATTGGTTGAAGAGTTCATATGTATGCTAAATGCTTCGTTCACCTAAAAAAACTTCTTTTTGTAGATGGTCTACAAAATTTTCAAGATGCCGGATTGAACAGATATCTTCTTCTAGTAGTGGAATCCGATATAACGTTTGGTTTGTAAACTTCTCCATCATCATCTTTAAATATAGCTTTTCCTGCTCTTTCCTTTTTTCCAAGAACTCTCCATCCGCCTGAATGGGCAGGATCTTATTTATGATCAGTCCCCCTATATTCAATCCGTAATTGGACATCATTTCAATGGCCTTCTCAGTTTCAAGTATCGGGAGCCTTTCGGGAATGAGTACGAAAATGAATCCTGTTCTTTTTTGATCCAGAAGAATCCCCCGTACTTTTGAGAACTTTTCACGACGCCTTTGCAGCACATCATAAATGGGATCTTCGACCGGCTCCCCATCATTTAATAGTTGTGAATAATTCTTATTTGTTTTCTTTCGCCTTTCAAGCATCCCGTCCATCCATACTCCCATCAATTCGGGAAGGGATAATAGTCGGATTGTGTGGCCTGTAGGGGCTGTGTCAAAGATGATTTTATCGAACTCATTTCCTTCTTCGAGAATGATGGAAACCATCCGATCAAATAATGCAGCTTCTTCTGCCCCGGGTGCCGAGGCAGCCATATCAATTTGACGGTGTACCTCATTCACCATTTTTGATTTAACCATTCCCTTTAAATTCCGTTTCACTCCGTTGATATATCGCTGTGTTTCGATGTGTGGGTTTATTTCTATTCCCCATAGATTTTCAAGTAATGGCGTTTTATATTCCATGATCTCTTGATGGAAGATATCACCTAAATTATGAGCAGGATCCGTTGAAATGATTAACGTCTTCTTCCCCATATTCGCAAACATTACGGCTAAAGCAGAGGCAGATGTTGATTTTCCTACTCCTCCTTTTCCTCCTACAAAAAGAATTTTCTGGTGTTGTAATTCATTCATGTACATATCCCCCTCACTTTACTTCAACAACATCTGATGCCATCCAAGGGTGAGTGCTCCATTCCCATTCTTAAATGCCAATCATGAAATTTCTCTATTATATACGGATAAAGTTCCAATGTGTAATAAAAAACGGGATTCGGCAGGCCTAGCATATCTGAATAGAGCAATAATAAGAATAAATCATCCTCATCTCTTAATTCCCTTGCAATTTCCGTTTTATGAGGAAGGCGAATCATGTCATCGTAAAGCTGTATGATTCTTTTGAACTTTTCTTTCATAGACGAATCCATTCGTGCTCCCCTCCTTAAAGATGTCTCTGTAATGTGGCATGATAATTTAGATTATCTTGTAGATAATGACCATTAATGAAAATAGCTTGTCTTTTAATTGAGAAGAGAAGGTAAAAAAAAGCTTTATATAGAGGTATATGCTTTCTTCTCACCTGCCTCACCAAATAATAGATGATGGCCAAGAGATTTCTAGGGTCGCAGTATAGAATGGACACGGCCTCCCGATATTTTTCACTTGTTTCACAATAAAGTTTTCCAAGGGAACTTCTTTCGTGATGATGATGAGAGAAATCATGTTTCATTGTGATGAACCTGTCACCACTTACTCCACCACATCACCCCATGCCTACTTCAAGCTCTGAGCGAATCATTAGGACTTCTACCATACATAATCCCTCCTTCAAAAGGATGTAGAAAAAGGGGACTCGAGCACGAGTCACCCTTATCTTATAACTAAGCAGAGAACTGTGAAGGGTCATCTCCCTTTTTAGACAGTGAAGATGCAGCAGTAATAAGGATCCACAAGGTGAAAATCAGAATGATACTTCCAAAGATAAAGAGCAGCATATTCCCTTCTGATTCACCGACACCTGACCATTCAAATACGACTTGGTTAATCATCGCCCATAAGGTCATGAACATAAGGAATACCATTGGAATTAAGGTAGCTATATAATTCCTTCCTTGACGCTTTAGCCAGATGGTAATGAGAAGTAAACTGATTCCTGCAAGCAATTGATTCGAAGTACCAAAAAGCGGCCATAGCAGGTATCCACCTGACCCGAATCCTTTAGGGCCTTGAGGTAATAAAGTTAAGGCTGCACTTGAAACGACGGCAATCGTCGTTGCAACATGAGCATTTGTTAAAGGATTTACGTTGTACTCTTCTCCCAACTCGGCAATGATATAACGCATCAGTCGAACAGAGGAGTCCAATGTTGTTGCTGCGAAGCTCACAATGATCACTGAAACAATCGTAGCTGCGATATCCGCCGGAATTCCAACACCTGTAGCAAGTTGTCCGGCTCCTTGAATGAAGACACCCAAACCGGCACCACTTGCTGCAGCAAAACCGCTGTAAGTGGCTTGGAATTCTTCCACGTTCGGGAAAAATGTTATACATGCAATGATCGCAATCAATGCCAGTGCCCCCTCCCCAACAGCACCTAAATATCCTACAAAGCGTGCATCCGTTTCTTTGTCCAACTGTTTTGACGATGTACCAGAAGAAACCAGGCCGTGAAACCCGGAAATCGCACCGCAGGCAATTGTGATAAATAGTAACGGGAACCAGGAAACATCTGCAGCTCCGTTCGTCATTGGTGCTGTAATTTCAGGATTTGTAAACAGGAGGCCAAGATATAACAATCCTAAACCAACAATTAATTGATGGGAGTTGATATAATCACGTGGCTGCAATAGCTTCCAAACAGGTAGAGTTGAAGCTATGTAGACATAAATCATCAGAATGACGATCCACACCAGGAAAGCCATGCTTGTTGAACTCAAGCCAAACAATGATGTGGCCTCTTGACCACCGAAATAACGAACTAAATCTATTTGCAAAAATCCAACCCGGCTGGCAATGACAGCTGATGCATACATGACTGCCAGTGCTACGATTGAAGGTAGCAACATGCTGCCATTTCGCTTATAAACCGAATACCCAATCCAAACTGCTAATGGAATCTGAATGAACACCGAAATGACACTAGCAGGGAAAGTAATGAACAGATTTGCAATTACCCAGGCAAAAACTGCGTTCACCATCAACACAAGAATTAAAATAATAAATAGAAAAAGTACTTTTGCTCTTTTCCCTATTAACTTATTGGCTAATGAACCGACGGATTGTCCTTTATTTCGAACTGAAAGAACCAACGTTCCAAAATCATGCACCCCGGCTGCAAATACTGTTCCTAATATGACCCAAAGAAATGCTGGAAGCCATCCCCAGTAAACGGCGATTGCAGGTCCTACAATCGGAGCCGCCCCCGCTACAGAAGTAAAATGGTGACCCCACAGAACAAACTTATTCGTTGGGACGAAATCGACACCATCTTTATATTGGTGTGCCGGCGTCACATAATTGGGATCCAGACGGTACACCCGCTCAGCAATAAGCTTGGAATAATATTTATACCCAACTAAAAAAACAAGCCCTCCTATTACCGCCAACCATATTCCACCCATCAAATTCCTCCTTTTTATTATAAGTTGTATACATTCAAATATCTGAATTTTTAGAATGTATACGCTTACTACATTTTACATTGGGTTTTTATGGATTTCAATGAGAACATTTACTCTTATTCGGTCTTAGAACTAAATAAAAAGACAGATTCAATAATAGAATCTGCCTTAAGGTTATACGACGTATATGCTATCTTCATCTGTGGGATCTACCGCTTGGGGTATGTCTACTGTGGTTCTTAATATGGTTTTGTTGGAATCCGATGTTTTGGGATGATCGGAAGATGTAGGAAATATAAAAGAGATTCTCTTTTCTTCACCCGCACGGATTGTACCGATCTTATCTAGGATAATCGTGTCCAAATCTTTTTCATGATAGGAAAAATCACTATCTTTTTTATCCTCCTCATATTTCTCTAAAAGCAATAACTGAATTTCATTAATAGGCTGATCGGCCATTCCCCCGACTAAAACGACTTCCCCTTCAATCGAATCCCCAGGAGAAATTTCAGTTTTGTGCACAATTGTATCCACTTTTACATGTCCTATCCCTATACTGGACAAAAATTGTTTAATCATTTTTCAGCCACCTTTCCTATACCTAATTATCTTTACCCTATCATGTACCCTTCATATTCGTCTATTCCTACATATTCTGCGAGTATTCGGCAAAGAATATGAGAGAAACATTGGAAAGGAGTGAATAATATGAAAAAAATGGTCACATCTATTTTAGCTGTCTTCATGATTAGTCTTACTGTCGGTACATTTGCAGCAGCAGAAGGTGAGCCACAAACGCCTAAGGTAAACCTTACTGAAGAACAAAAAACGGAGCTTGCCAAGTTGCATGAACAAATGTATTCAACCAAAAAAGAACTTGTGAACAAATATGTAGAATATGGCGTCTTCTCAAAAGAACAGGGAGACAACGTACTTAAAATGATGGAAGCTAAGTATCAAAAATTGAAAGAAAATGACTACATGATGAGATGGCATCCACATCCACATCACGGTAAACAACTGAATCACAAAGAATAGGAAAAATGGTGGAAGGGTCTCCTCCCCTTCCACTCCACCCCAATATCTGCCTCACCCCACTGGAAAGAGGAAAAGTTTCTCACATTTCATTCTGCATGTTCCCTCAATATCAGAATCAGGAATGAAACACCATACAAAATACCCATAAAAAATATAATTATAGGAATATTCAAAACATTCATCCTTTTAATATGTTACTATTTTAATAGCTCATTTACATGAAAGTAATGAGTTATTAAAGCCCAGTCAGAGGAGAAGGATCATATGACAATCGGTTCTAAAATCCGCTTTCACAGACTTAAACGGAATTTAACACAAGAAGATTTATCAAAAGGGATTATTTCCGTATCATATCTTTCCAAACTGGAAAACAATCAAGTTTCTCCGTCAAATGACATAATTAATCTGCTCTGTGAGCGATTAGGTGTAAATAATCTGCTTGATAACCCAAACCATTTGAACAAGCTTCTAGAAAACTGGAACCATGCATTGCTGTGGAATAAAACAGAGGAAGCTGAGTCCATCAATAAGGTCATTAAGAAGGAACTTGAACAATCGGATGACCTCACTCCTCATTTATTCCATAAGATCCTTTGCTTCCGTGTCCATTTAATTAAAGGGAGCCTTCAGAAAGCTTTTGAGCATATGATACAGATCCAAGCCAATTATAAAGAACTCTCAGATACGCTTAAATTCTATTATCACAAATACAAAGGGAATTACTATTATTTGATTGAAGAGTACGATAAAGCCCAAGGAGAACTGAAAGAAGCTGAAACCTACTATGTACTTGGTAATGTGATTAATGAAGAGGAACGGGCAGATTTATATTATTTATTCAGCTTAGTCTTGACCCGCTTAGGCACGTACCGTTTAGCAATCTTTTATGGAGAGAAGGCACTTTCCATTTTCCAGGGCGTCTACTACCAGAAAAGATGCGCTGAGGTACATTTGATTTTAGGGATTTGCTATCGGCGTATACGTTATAGTGAAGAAGCAATGAAGCATTATGAGTGGGCCAATTTCATTTCACATTCCATAAACTATACGTCATTAAATTCCAAGGTGGAGCAGAACCTAGGGTATTTGAAATCATTTATGAATAAGAGTGAAGAAGCCATTCAGCATTATTTGCGAAGCATTGAATTGAAAGATTCAGACGAAGAAGGAAAGTTATACTCCATTCTCTCTCTGGTCAAAGAATATTATAAAAAAAACCAATTTTCAGAGGTGCGTTTCTGGTTACCTAAAGGATTACATCTTTGCTCTAAACAAAAGTACCCGGATAAATTCTATCAATTATCTTATTATCAGTTTGCTTTAAATGATTTCCCACAAGGTTTTGAAACGTTTATGAAGGAGTATACACTGCCCTTTTTTAAAAAGAGCGGCTCCCATCT is a genomic window of Rossellomorea sp. y25 containing:
- a CDS encoding sporulation protein, which translates into the protein MIKQFLSSIGIGHVKVDTIVHKTEISPGDSIEGEVVLVGGMADQPINEIQLLLLEKYEEDKKDSDFSYHEKDLDTIILDKIGTIRAGEEKRISFIFPTSSDHPKTSDSNKTILRTTVDIPQAVDPTDEDSIYVV
- a CDS encoding helix-turn-helix transcriptional regulator: MTIGSKIRFHRLKRNLTQEDLSKGIISVSYLSKLENNQVSPSNDIINLLCERLGVNNLLDNPNHLNKLLENWNHALLWNKTEEAESINKVIKKELEQSDDLTPHLFHKILCFRVHLIKGSLQKAFEHMIQIQANYKELSDTLKFYYHKYKGNYYYLIEEYDKAQGELKEAETYYVLGNVINEEERADLYYLFSLVLTRLGTYRLAIFYGEKALSIFQGVYYQKRCAEVHLILGICYRRIRYSEEAMKHYEWANFISHSINYTSLNSKVEQNLGYLKSFMNKSEEAIQHYLRSIELKDSDEEGKLYSILSLVKEYYKKNQFSEVRFWLPKGLHLCSKQKYPDKFYQLSYYQFALNDFPQGFETFMKEYTLPFFKKSGSHLLYAEYSKFLGQYYQGIRKYKHAAFHLNEANVIYEEMLTL
- a CDS encoding carbon starvation protein A — its product is MGGIWLAVIGGLVFLVGYKYYSKLIAERVYRLDPNYVTPAHQYKDGVDFVPTNKFVLWGHHFTSVAGAAPIVGPAIAVYWGWLPAFLWVILGTVFAAGVHDFGTLVLSVRNKGQSVGSLANKLIGKRAKVLFLFIILILVLMVNAVFAWVIANLFITFPASVISVFIQIPLAVWIGYSVYKRNGSMLLPSIVALAVMYASAVIASRVGFLQIDLVRYFGGQEATSLFGLSSTSMAFLVWIVILMIYVYIASTLPVWKLLQPRDYINSHQLIVGLGLLYLGLLFTNPEITAPMTNGAADVSWFPLLFITIACGAISGFHGLVSSGTSSKQLDKETDARFVGYLGAVGEGALALIAIIACITFFPNVEEFQATYSGFAAASGAGLGVFIQGAGQLATGVGIPADIAATIVSVIIVSFAATTLDSSVRLMRYIIAELGEEYNVNPLTNAHVATTIAVVSSAALTLLPQGPKGFGSGGYLLWPLFGTSNQLLAGISLLLITIWLKRQGRNYIATLIPMVFLMFMTLWAMINQVVFEWSGVGESEGNMLLFIFGSIILIFTLWILITAASSLSKKGDDPSQFSA
- a CDS encoding YckD family protein; protein product: MKKMVTSILAVFMISLTVGTFAAAEGEPQTPKVNLTEEQKTELAKLHEQMYSTKKELVNKYVEYGVFSKEQGDNVLKMMEAKYQKLKENDYMMRWHPHPHHGKQLNHKE
- a CDS encoding ArsA family ATPase, which codes for MNELQHQKILFVGGKGGVGKSTSASALAVMFANMGKKTLIISTDPAHNLGDIFHQEIMEYKTPLLENLWGIEINPHIETQRYINGVKRNLKGMVKSKMVNEVHRQIDMAASAPGAEEAALFDRMVSIILEEGNEFDKIIFDTAPTGHTIRLLSLPELMGVWMDGMLERRKKTNKNYSQLLNDGEPVEDPIYDVLQRRREKFSKVRGILLDQKRTGFIFVLIPERLPILETEKAIEMMSNYGLNIGGLIINKILPIQADGEFLEKRKEQEKLYLKMMMEKFTNQTLYRIPLLEEDICSIRHLENFVDHLQKEVFLGERSI
- a CDS encoding cory-CC-star protein: MKEKFKRIIQLYDDMIRLPHKTEIARELRDEDDLFLLLLYSDMLGLPNPVFYYTLELYPYIIEKFHDWHLRMGMEHSPLDGIRCC
- a CDS encoding M24 family metallopeptidase; the protein is MRNSDMKHLPGILPLKKREETQNRWLFHRLNTLLPSLMKKHNLDMWIIAGREYNEDPVLKTLYPSSIDSSRRLTILVFFLDGNQQVKRWVLHPNPNFEPFYERVWNPEDCDQWECLKRLVEDHDPDTIALNYSTTFAAGDGLSHSFYQHLGMLLDEYTHKFVSAQHIIVDWLSMRTSKELIAYPSIAELARQIAAEALSGAVIHPGITTTEDVVDWIRQRVLDLGMETSFYPTVDLQRKGADMDRLEGEIIRCGDIVHLDFGIRYLGLATDTQQLAYVLYPGEEDAPEGIQSALQSALRFEDIVSEEMRVGRTGNEVFQRVMKKASDEGIEAMLYSHPLGNHCHEAGAIMGLYDQQRDIPIKGDLPLTANTCYAMEFNIKQYIPEWNQIVPIYLEEPVAIIQNRVEYMAKRQVSFYLI